From the Verrucomicrobiota bacterium genome, the window CCATCAACAATCCCACATAGGCGAGCGTCAAACCCGGAAGGCTCATGGAGGGGGATTGGGCGCGGGAAGCGCCCACCGCACGAGCAACTCTCCGAATTGAAGGTTCGGCTCCGCGTCGGACACCGGCTCAAACCGTACCTTTCGCGCCGCGTTCAGAGCTGCTTGATCCGCCCGGGCTTGGTCGGGAGAAAGCGCCGCGGAGTGGCCGACGATCCTTGCCGTCTGCACCCGGCCCGAACGTTCGACGGCGAGGTGAATCCGGCTGGGCGCAATCAAGTTCGTCACCAGGGCGTTCGTTAACTCGGGCATGTGGCTCAATCCCCGCCCGCGCAAAGTCCCCCGCCACTCCACCTTGGGATCGACCGACCGTCGAAGGTTGCCGCTGCTCACTGGGGGCGGCGTCTGGAGTGGCGTCGATTGGCCGATGGTGCTGGGCCCGATCGAGACCTCGGGAGCCAACGGGTCAGGACGGGTGAGAGGCGCCCGCGACAGCCCCATGAATTGGGAAGTCAACGGCTCCTCTCGCAAATCGTGCACCAATTGTCGCGGCTTCAGCCAGGCTCGGCCAGAGGAACCGCGGTGGTCGGGCACCGCGAGCCTCGCCGGATCCTCGTGCAAGGCCAGCGTGGCCGCAATGGACGCAGGATCCGTCAAGACCCTCGCCACACATCCGTCGGAATGTTCCCGCTCCGGGGTGCCCCCCGGCTGGTAAACAGCCGCGAAAAAGGCGAGATGCGCCACCAGGATCAGCGTGATGCCCAGGGACCATCGCAACGCCTCCCTCCAGCCAGTCCCGCGACGCGGTGGGGTTTTCATGAACCAGGCTCGCGTGATCGAGGAGGCTGTGGCTGAATGCCGGACGGACGCGTCGCCCAAAGCAGTTCCCGAAACCCTGCCTCCTCCGCCAGCTTCGAGATGGGGAGCAGATCCCCGTAAATCGCCCTCGCATCCGCTTGCACGACCAGCGTGAGCGGAGCCTTTGACTCCTTCACCCGCTGCGAGAGCTTGGCTTTCAAACTTTCAAGACCGATGGCCTGTTGCTCGAAAAACAACTGGCCCGACC encodes:
- a CDS encoding biopolymer transporter ExbD encodes the protein MKFQRNLKVFTGQLTVAPFAAVAFLLLIFLTLNTVLVHTPGVRLSLPGNTGEGGPSYPSLAIAVDRSGQLFFEQQAIGLESLKAKLSQRVKESKAPLTLVVQADARAIYGDLLPISKLAEEAGFRELLWATRPSGIQPQPPRSREPGS